The following proteins are co-located in the Carassius gibelio isolate Cgi1373 ecotype wild population from Czech Republic chromosome A21, carGib1.2-hapl.c, whole genome shotgun sequence genome:
- the LOC127941899 gene encoding prolactin receptor-like produces MRNSGAVLILSFIAKLISQAAGVSAPGKPRLTSCRSPEKETFTCWWEPGDDGGLPTTYALYYRLENSETIYECPDYRTAGDNSCFFNKNDTSLWVNYNITVVATNALGKNISDPVEVDVAYIVQPNTPENVTAVVVDEDQGPFVRVSWEKPRTADTRSGWITLQYQLRVKQKKDKEWEEYDAGMQKYYNVFSLHPDKEFMVQVRCKPDHGFWSEWTQTTYVKMPDYIPRERSLWIMITIFSVFIVLILTWTLNVKRNSVKLCLLPPVPGPKIKGFDKQLLKSGKSEEVFNSLVIQGFPPTIDYDDLLVEYLEVYDNEEQELVLDSKDLSEDCMKSKSPSDCDSGRGSCDSRTLLLEKCMVGREGSRSDQHQYSQHGETSWASTESSECQGLEPGSPEFSDGRVKTWPVVFSSPQPHHHYQVEAVKPVYHSVPEILNHSSPHAMPANYQNLQHQDIPQEEGRFGKPACRHSQSYTHGLDTPAPGVSSSRSLEYVEVQRINPENMLLLRPLSDQNREPEGSDYAGEDYSKVKEVTSNNILLLQRDTSYLCADGYSQAGQCTTQQPPHPCKPVIYQSHSGMPQEGMRVMGNGYVDTTVLMPSY; encoded by the exons ATGAGGAACTCTGGTGCTGTGCTGATTttgagctttattgccaaattAATATCACAAGCAGCAG GTGTCAGTGCGCCAGGCAAACCCAGACTCACAAGCTGTCGCTCTCCAGAGAAGGAGACCTTCACATGCTGGTGGGAACCTGGAGATGATGGAGGTCTTCCCACAACCTACGCCCTCTACTACCGTCTAGAAAA CTCGGAAACGATCTACGAGTGCCCAGATTACAGAACGGCGGGCGACAACTCGTGTTTCTTCAACAAAAACGACACATCGCTTTGGGTCAACTACAACATCACTGTGGTGGCCACCAATGCCCTGGGAAAGAACATCTCAGACCCTGTGGAGGTGGATGTGGCCTATATAG TTCAACCAAACACTCCAGAGAACGTGACAGCAGTCGTGGTTGATGAAGACCAGGGTCCGTTCGTGAGAGTGTCCTGGGAGAAACCCCGGACCGCAGACACTCGCTCAGGGTGGATCACACTACAGTACCAGCTACGagtcaaacaaaaaaaagataaagaatggGAG GAATATGATGCTGGCATGCAGAAGTACTACAATGTGTTCAGTCTTCACCCTGATAAAGAGTTCATGGTGCAGGTGCGATGTAAACCTGATCACGGGTTCTGGAGTGAGTGGACCCAAACCACCTACGTCAAAATGCCAGACT ATATACCCAGAGAACGTTCACTGTGGATCATGATCACGATATTCTCTGTCTTCATCGTCCTCATCCTCACCTGGACTCTAAATGTGAAACGAAACAG tGTGAAGCTTTGTTTGCTGCCTCCTGTTCCTGGACCAAAAATCAAAGGATTCGACAAACAATTGCTCaag AGCGGAAAGTCAGAGGAAGTTTTCAATTCTCTGGTGATCCAAGGTTTCCCCCCAACCATTGATTACGATGACTTACTGGTGGAGTACCTAGAGGTGTATGACAATGAGGAGCAAGAATTGGTTTTGGATAGTAAAGATCTATCAGAGGACTGCATGAAGTCCAAAAGCCCGTCAGACTGCGACTCGGGCCGTGGAAGCTGCGACAGTCGCACTCTGCTTTTGGAGAAGTGCATGGTGGGACGGGAAGGGAGCAGAAGCGATCAACATCAGTACAGCCAGCATGGAGAAACAAGCTGGGCTTCAACTGAAAGCAGTGAATGCCAGGGTCTTGAACCTGGTTCTCCAGAGTTCTCTGATGGACGTGTGAAGACCTGGCCTGTTGTGTTTTCGTCTCCCCAGCCTCACCACCATTACCAAGTGGAAGCTGTGAAACCGGTCTACCACAGCGTCCCAGAGATCCTCAACCATTCATCACCACATGCAATGCCAGCCAACTACCAAAACCTACAGCATCAGGACATCCCACAAGAGGAGGGCCGCTTCGGTAAACCAGCCTGCAGACATTCCCAAAGCTACACCCACGGCCTCGACACTCCTGCTCCCGGCGTATCTTCGTCACGTTCTCTGGAATACGTGGAGGTGCAAAGGATCAACCCGGAGAATATGCTTCTGCTTAGGCCGCTTTCAGACCAAAACCGTGAACCTGAGGGGTCCGATTATGCTGGGGAGGACTACAGCAAGGTCAAAGAAGTAACATCAAACAATATTCTGCTTCTGCAGAGGGATACGTCCTATCTTTGTGCGGACGGTTACAGCCAGGCTGGTCAATGCACAACCCAGCAACCACCTCACCCCTGCAAACCTGTCATCTACCAATCGCACAGTGGGATGCCACAGGAAGGCATGAGGGTGATGGGAAATGGTTATGTGGACACAACAGTCCTAATGCCATCCTACTAG
- the LOC127941905 gene encoding alanine--glyoxylate aminotransferase 2, mitochondrial-like: MHKVCSRLHGPSLFGKTDPWNSVDACVKFHKGCGVLCQKSAVKHPTPVLAQIPPCDFKPEPYQGMSKDRLLDIRKNNCNPMTMKVTYYKKPVFINQGYMQWLWDVDGRRYLDLFAGVATVSVGHCNPKVTETAEKQLRRLWHTTAIYVYPQIQEYAEKLASLLPDPLKVLYDGATAITESGRLSVLHCEYVLLHVTYSRYCRVLQTGV, encoded by the exons ATGCATAAAGTTTGTTCTCGGCTGCACGGTCCGTCTCTGTTCGGGAAAACGGACCCGTGGAATTCAGTGGACGCGTGTGTGAAATTCCACAAAGGTTGCG GTGTGCTTTGCCAAAAATCAGCCGTGAAACACCCAACACCTGTGCTGGCCCAGATTCCCCCATGTGACTTTAAACCCGAGCCGTATCAG GGCATGTCTAAAGACCGTTTACTAGACATAAGGAAAAACAACTGCAACCCTATGACTATGAAGGTAACATACTACAAGAAGCCAGTCTTCATAAACCAGGGTTACATGCAGTGGCTGTGGGATGTGGATGGAAGACGGTATCTGGACTTGTTTGCGGGGGTCGCCACTGTTAGTGTAGGACATTGTAACCC GAAAGTGACCGAGACGGCCGAGAAACAGCTGAGGCGTCTATGGCACACGACAGCCATCTATGTGTATCCACAAATCCAGGAGTACGCAGAGAAACTGGCCTCTCTTCTGCCAGACCCGCTGAAGGTACTGTATGATGGAGCCACCGCCATCACTGAAAGTGGAAGGCTGAGCGTATTGCATTGTGAATATGTTTTATTACATGTAACATACTCTCGCTACTGCAGGGTCTTACAAACTGGGGTCTAG